In one Portunus trituberculatus isolate SZX2019 chromosome 31, ASM1759143v1, whole genome shotgun sequence genomic region, the following are encoded:
- the LOC123511060 gene encoding probable glutamate receptor: MNYFPYISYKCSRDVPGNVAYLTDSLNTRMITVLANSLNFTYDVREPEDEQWGLEISGGNWTGIVGTLQHEKADFSMDLTLTPQRAVVVEFCRVYIDEDTVILSTKPRPLPEYLSLINPFGGLVWMMVVVEIFVWAATLWLLLNISVHVYGGRRLSFNTALFYGWGLLLEEQPLRPPKELAGKVYIIVIRSTETKSS, translated from the exons ATGAACTACTTCCCCTACATCAGCTACAAGTGCTCTCGTGATGTGCCTGGCAACGTAGCCTATCTCACCGACTCCCTCAATACTAGGATGATCACTGTACTTGCCAACAGCCTCAACTTCAC GTATGATGTGCGGGAACCCGAGGACGAGCAGTGGGGACTTGAAATCAGTGGAGGCAATTGGACAGGGATCGTTGGAACACTTCAACACGAGAAAGCAGATTTCTCCATGGACCTCACACTCACGCCACAAAGAGCAGTAGTCGTGGAGTTCTGCAGAGTATACATTGATGAAGACACTGTCATCCTGTCCACAAAACCAAGGCCTCTACCTGAGTACTTGTCTCTGATTAACCCGTTTGGAG GTCTGGTGtggatgatggttgtggtggaaaTATTCGTGTGGGCGGCGACGCTTTGGCTCCTGTTAAATATCAGCGTGCATGTGTATGGGGGGAGGCGCCTCAGCTTTAATACTGCACTCTTTTATGGCTGGGGGCTACTTCTGGAGGAACAACCGCTCCGGCCACCCAAGGAACTCGCTGGCAAGGTATATATTATTGTCATCCGAAGTACGGAGACAAAATCATCATAG
- the LOC123511187 gene encoding uncharacterized protein LOC123511187, with translation MVDRRYKEGWKWGTKSFNGAFNSLLSTSGIPAFHVVKEHMQLMEPREGIQKVLEGKFSYIRNFYITRIMMETEYMGDKGYSPFHISSTKYPLFAGNTWAFRTGTPFISTFDKAIAWLLSSGLVKHWMDDVIQTFLMEDRRQKKTLVTGDPSFATSTRDDGDEVVLGLLHLQATFYVLMFGGTVAAFTFLAEHLFHPYLTFTNPRLVITT, from the exons ATGGTTGACCGCCGCTACAAGGAAGGCTGGAAATGGGGCACAAAGTCCTTCAATGGGGCTTTTAACAGCTTGCTAAGCACCAGTGGTATCCCGGCCTTCCATGTCGTTAAAGAACACATGCAG CTTATGGAGCCCAGGGAGGGAATACAGAAAGTACTGGAGGGCAAATTTTCATACATCCGTAATTTTTACATCACACGAATCATGATGGAAACTGAATACATGGGTGACAAAGGCTACAGCCCATTCCACATTAGCTCCACCAAATATCCTTTGTTTGCTGGGAACACCTGGGCATTTAG AACTGGGACGCCATTCATTTCTACTTTCGACAAAGCCATCGCGTGGCTCTTGTCCTCCGGCCTGGTGAAGCACTGgatggatgacgtcatccaAACCTTTCTAATGGAAGACAGACGACAAAAGAAGACTTTGGTCACCGGTGATCCGTCATTCGCTACCAGCACG CGAGATGACGGCGATGAAGTGGTACTTGGGCTACTGCACCTTCAAGCCACCTTCTACGTGTTGATGTTTGGTGGCACAGTGGCAGCCTTCACCTTCCTGGCGGAACACCTCTTTCACCCTTACCTGACATTCACAAATCCTCGCCTCGTTATCACTACTTAA
- the LOC123511061 gene encoding uncharacterized protein LOC123511061, with product MVWSTALWLLMSIKRNTSEKNLLNLSSSLFYGWGLLLEDQPYHPPAFSAGQLMVGVWLIACLILRASYTCSLISHLVVQGKSEAINSLEELVRLQRSKGWEWGTRTFDGAFNSLLTISTNQDYHIIKAHMQTLETDIGIRMVLDGGFSYIRNYYVTRILMETYHSREAGDNPFHIATARYPLFAGNTWAFRCVHPTSDVIVDHQTHH from the exons ATGGTGTGGAGCACGGCACTGTGGCTGTTGATGAGTATCAAACGAAACACATCAGAGAAGAACCTCCTCAATCTCTCCTCCTCGCTCTTCTACGGGTGGGGACTGCTGCTGGAGGACCAACCCTACCACCCACCTGCCTTCAGTGCTGGCCAG CTCATGGTGGGCGTGTGGCTCATTGCCTGTCTGATCCTAAGAGCGTCCTACACCTGCTCCCTCATCTCTCACCTGGTCGTGCAAGGCAAGTCTGAGGCTATCAACAGTCTGGAGGAGCTGGTGAGGCTGCAGAGGAGCAAAGGGTGGGAGTGGGGCACGCGAACTTTTGACGGCGCCTTCAACAGCCTCCTCACCATCAGCACCAACCAGGACTACCATATCATCAAGGCACACATGCAG ACACTGGAGACAGATATCGGTATCAGAATGGTGCTAGACGGCGGCTTCTCTTACATACGCAACTATTACGTAACAAGAATACTAATGGAGACATATCACTCAAGGGAGGCAGGCGATAACCCTTTCCATATTGCAACAGCCAGGTATCCTCTGTTTGCTGGAAACACTTGGGCGTTCAGGTGCGTGCACCCAACCAGTGATGTTATTGTAGACCATCAAACACATCATTAG